A region of Micromonospora chokoriensis DNA encodes the following proteins:
- a CDS encoding esterase-like activity of phytase family protein, which produces MRTTSRRARAVASAAAAISLLAAAPALGAPAHPTPGHPGAGASCAPDASLLGFSDALDKTTVRGTPVAGLSALSFARPGRALALVDNIGTTPARVYELGLDTGRRGVDVGVRDVTVLTRPDGTPYTGADFDGEGLVAERGGDTVLASSEREPSIRRFRLSDGREIGSLPVPARFQVAPAGEAAANQTFEALTATGDHRVLYAGMEGPLAADGRDAEGRGRQRIIRYDGREGGAYAPTAQYAYRTDPNLGLVELIALGDDHLLSVERGFTTGVGNTVRVYRVSATGAPDVSSVASLSTATDPRSWLGKELLVDIADCPPSGATTKQPQPNPLLDNIEGATLGRDLPGGRRELYLISDDNGSATQTTRVYALSVRLRPEVTLRDRALLSATAYQPGPVSGTQLATTPVNGITAPFPGQPIPGFSAVIPAQPGDRSGRRLLAMPDNGFGAKTNSADFLLRAYEIEPNYQRHGVTVRGHISVRDPDRRVPFPIVNGDTPERLLTGADFDIESLARDARGDLWIGDEFGPYLVRTDRTGKVLQAPIPLPDGIRSPQSPDLAAGETPTLRASNGFEAMATSADGWTLYPILEGARVDDADQRRRVVYEFDVRRNRYTGRTWSFRVDDPSLLVGDAAVLDGHRLLLIERDNGMGRQSVVKRLVVTDLDEVGADGYLPRRTVVDLMRVADPKGVSTPARPGEYGVGPLFSFPLQSVESVLPLGGDRVLVANDNNFPGNDGRIPGRPDDTELIVIDVPGLR; this is translated from the coding sequence GTGCGTACCACTTCCCGAAGGGCCCGGGCCGTCGCGTCCGCCGCGGCGGCGATCTCGCTGCTCGCGGCGGCGCCGGCGCTCGGCGCGCCGGCGCACCCGACCCCGGGGCACCCGGGTGCGGGCGCGAGCTGCGCGCCGGACGCGTCGCTGCTCGGTTTCTCCGACGCTCTCGACAAGACCACCGTCCGGGGCACTCCGGTGGCCGGCCTGTCCGCGTTGTCGTTCGCCCGCCCCGGGCGTGCCCTCGCGCTGGTGGACAACATCGGCACCACTCCGGCCCGCGTCTACGAGCTGGGTCTGGACACCGGACGGCGTGGCGTGGACGTCGGTGTCCGGGACGTCACAGTGCTCACCCGACCCGACGGCACGCCGTACACCGGGGCCGACTTCGACGGCGAAGGGCTCGTCGCCGAGCGCGGCGGGGACACCGTCCTGGCCAGCTCGGAGCGGGAGCCGTCGATCCGCCGGTTCCGGCTCTCCGACGGCCGGGAGATCGGCTCGCTGCCGGTGCCGGCCCGCTTCCAGGTCGCCCCGGCCGGCGAGGCCGCCGCCAACCAGACCTTCGAGGCGCTGACCGCCACCGGGGATCACCGGGTGCTCTACGCCGGGATGGAGGGCCCGCTCGCGGCGGACGGCCGCGACGCCGAGGGCCGCGGCCGGCAGCGGATCATCCGGTACGACGGCCGCGAGGGCGGCGCGTACGCCCCGACAGCCCAGTACGCCTACCGGACCGACCCGAACCTCGGCCTGGTCGAGCTGATCGCGCTCGGCGACGACCACCTGCTCTCGGTGGAGCGGGGCTTCACGACCGGGGTGGGCAACACCGTCCGGGTGTACCGGGTCTCGGCGACCGGCGCGCCCGACGTGTCCAGCGTCGCGTCCCTGTCGACGGCGACCGACCCACGCTCCTGGCTGGGTAAGGAGCTGCTGGTCGACATCGCCGACTGCCCGCCGTCCGGCGCGACCACGAAGCAGCCGCAGCCCAACCCGTTGCTGGACAACATCGAGGGCGCCACGCTCGGTCGTGACCTGCCGGGCGGTCGCCGCGAGCTGTACCTGATCAGCGACGACAACGGCAGCGCCACCCAGACCACCCGGGTGTACGCGCTGTCGGTGAGGCTGCGTCCCGAGGTGACGCTGCGGGACCGGGCGCTGCTGTCGGCGACCGCGTACCAGCCGGGCCCGGTCTCCGGCACCCAGCTCGCCACGACCCCGGTCAACGGGATCACCGCGCCCTTCCCCGGCCAGCCCATTCCCGGCTTCTCCGCGGTGATCCCGGCCCAGCCGGGTGACAGGTCCGGCCGGCGGCTGCTCGCCATGCCGGACAACGGGTTCGGGGCGAAGACCAACTCGGCCGACTTCCTGCTGCGGGCGTACGAGATCGAACCGAACTACCAGCGGCACGGCGTGACGGTCCGGGGGCACATCAGTGTCCGCGACCCCGACCGCAGGGTGCCGTTCCCGATCGTCAACGGCGACACCCCGGAGCGTCTGCTGACCGGCGCGGACTTCGACATCGAGTCGCTGGCCCGCGACGCGCGCGGCGACCTGTGGATCGGCGACGAGTTCGGCCCGTACCTGGTGCGCACCGACCGGACCGGAAAGGTGCTGCAGGCGCCGATCCCGCTGCCGGACGGCATCAGGTCTCCGCAGTCGCCGGATCTCGCCGCGGGTGAGACGCCGACCCTGCGCGCCAGCAACGGTTTCGAGGCGATGGCGACCAGCGCGGACGGCTGGACGCTCTACCCGATCCTGGAGGGCGCCCGGGTCGACGACGCGGACCAGCGCCGTCGGGTGGTCTACGAGTTCGACGTGCGGCGCAACCGGTACACCGGCCGCACCTGGTCGTTCCGGGTGGACGACCCGTCCCTGCTGGTCGGGGACGCGGCGGTGCTCGACGGTCACCGGCTGCTGCTGATCGAGCGGGACAACGGCATGGGCCGGCAGTCGGTGGTCAAGCGTCTGGTGGTGACCGATCTGGACGAGGTGGGCGCGGACGGCTACCTGCCGCGGCGCACTGTGGTCGACCTGATGCGCGTGGCCGACCCGAAGGGTGTCTCCACCCCGGCCCGCCCGGGCGAGTACGGCGTCGGCCCGCTCTTCTCGTTCCCGTTGCAGTCGGTCGAGTCGGTGCTGCCGCTCGGCGGTGACCGGGTGTTGGTGGCCAACGACAACAACTTCCCGGGCAACGACGGGCGCATCCCGGGCCGTCCGGACGACACGGAGCTGATCGTGATCGACGTGCCTGGCCTGCGCTGA
- a CDS encoding DUF2000 family protein produces the protein MAPVAHPGVDDAWLVDRPAGQLRVESRGVEVENPFAEAVGGDGATVVRRTRPIGGTRAGSRALARGLSLSIFTAELFATGSDRDNRAAVPAVGREKLDLVGLALHAPRTVVDTVLKGTTMHP, from the coding sequence GTGGCTCCGGTCGCGCACCCGGGGGTCGACGATGCCTGGCTGGTCGACCGCCCGGCCGGTCAGCTCCGCGTCGAGAGCCGAGGTGTCGAGGTAGAGAACCCGTTTGCGGAAGCCGTCGGCGGTGACGGCGCGACCGTCGTGCGGCGTACAAGACCAATCGGCGGTACGCGGGCAGGCTCGCGCGCGCTCGCCCGTGGGCTGAGTCTGTCCATCTTCACCGCCGAGCTGTTCGCCACCGGCAGCGACCGCGACAACCGTGCCGCCGTGCCGGCGGTCGGTCGGGAGAAACTCGACCTGGTGGGCCTGGCGCTGCACGCGCCCCGCACCGTGGTGGACACGGTGCTCAAGGGCACGACCATGCACCCCTGA
- a CDS encoding aldehyde dehydrogenase family protein — protein sequence MTPSTYTVTGHWIGGETVAGTAGTIPVVNPATGEVVAETPAGTAADVDRAVAAARAAFPAWAATTPQHRADVLRRLGAGLGARQEEIAQAITAEMGSPIGMSRTAQVAFPAAVVEAVAGLADGFAWTEEIGNSLIVREPIGVVGAITPWNFPLQQIVSKLAPALLAGDTMVFKPSENAPLTARILAEVAADAGVPAGVFNVVYGTGAVVGEAISAHPDIDMVSFTGSTRAGKRIGAVAAETVKRVALELGGKGANIILDDADLPEAVNRGLMMAFSNGGQVCGAWPRMLVPASRQDEVVALAVEAAKQYTVGDPTDEATRIGPMASEAHREKVVGYIERGIADGARLVAGGPDRPEGLPTGAYVQPTIFADVDPTAPIAQEEIFGPVLTIIPYADEDEAVAIANSTSYGLTSGVFGEPEHALAVARRLRVGQVDVNAGHWNPLAPFGGYKQSGNGREFGRFGLEEFLETKSIQR from the coding sequence ATGACACCTTCCACGTACACCGTCACCGGCCACTGGATCGGTGGCGAGACCGTCGCCGGCACGGCCGGCACCATTCCCGTCGTGAACCCGGCGACCGGCGAGGTCGTCGCCGAGACCCCGGCCGGCACCGCCGCCGACGTCGATCGCGCCGTCGCCGCGGCCCGGGCGGCCTTCCCGGCCTGGGCGGCGACCACGCCGCAGCACCGGGCGGACGTGCTGCGTCGCCTCGGCGCCGGCCTCGGCGCCCGACAGGAGGAGATCGCCCAGGCGATCACCGCCGAGATGGGCTCGCCGATCGGCATGTCCCGCACCGCCCAGGTCGCCTTTCCGGCGGCGGTGGTCGAAGCCGTCGCCGGCCTGGCCGACGGCTTCGCCTGGACCGAGGAGATCGGCAACTCGCTGATCGTGCGCGAGCCGATCGGCGTCGTCGGCGCGATCACCCCCTGGAACTTCCCGTTGCAGCAGATCGTCTCCAAGCTGGCGCCGGCGCTGCTCGCGGGCGACACGATGGTCTTCAAGCCCTCCGAGAACGCCCCGCTGACCGCGCGGATCCTCGCCGAGGTCGCTGCCGACGCGGGCGTGCCGGCCGGCGTGTTCAACGTGGTGTACGGCACCGGGGCGGTCGTCGGCGAGGCGATCTCCGCCCACCCGGACATCGACATGGTCTCCTTCACCGGCTCCACCCGCGCCGGAAAGCGCATCGGCGCGGTGGCCGCGGAGACCGTCAAGCGGGTCGCGCTGGAACTGGGCGGCAAGGGCGCGAACATCATCCTGGACGACGCGGACCTGCCCGAGGCGGTCAACCGAGGGCTGATGATGGCGTTCTCCAACGGTGGTCAGGTGTGCGGCGCGTGGCCGCGGATGCTGGTGCCGGCCTCCCGGCAGGACGAGGTGGTCGCGCTGGCCGTCGAGGCGGCGAAGCAGTACACAGTGGGCGACCCGACCGACGAGGCCACCCGGATCGGCCCGATGGCGTCCGAGGCCCACCGGGAGAAGGTCGTGGGGTACATCGAGCGGGGCATCGCCGACGGCGCCCGGCTCGTGGCCGGCGGCCCGGACCGGCCCGAGGGTCTGCCGACCGGCGCGTACGTCCAGCCGACGATCTTCGCCGACGTCGACCCGACAGCACCCATCGCCCAGGAGGAGATCTTCGGCCCGGTGCTGACGATCATCCCGTACGCCGACGAGGACGAGGCCGTGGCGATCGCCAACAGCACGTCGTACGGCCTGACCAGCGGTGTCTTCGGCGAGCCGGAGCACGCACTGGCGGTCGCCCGACGGCTGCGCGTGGGGCAGGTCGACGTGAACGCCGGCCACTGGAACCCCCTGGCCCCCTTCGGCGGCTACAAGCAGTCCGGCAACGGTCGGGAGTTCGGCCGCTTCGGCCTGGAGGAGTTCCTGGAGACCAAGTCCATCCAACGCTAA
- a CDS encoding helix-turn-helix transcriptional regulator, whose translation MDRAQLASFLRSRREALQPEDVGLPRGRRRRTGGLRREEVAALSGMSTDYYSRMEQQRGPRPSEQMLAALARGLRLSLAERDHLFRLAGHAVPHRAVRADHVNPGMMRILDRMHDTPAQVVNHLGETLAQTAPAVALLGDETRYTGLARSAHHRWFTDPAVRQLHPVEDHHTRSRLLVGHLHASYTRDGRGSRAATLVDDLLARSPEFAQLWREHPVPAGYCPAKHFLHPEVGALELHCQTLVDPDQSQTLLVFTAVPGSSSDEKLRLLSVIGAQRV comes from the coding sequence GTGGACCGCGCCCAACTCGCGAGTTTCCTGCGCAGCCGCCGCGAGGCGCTGCAACCCGAGGACGTCGGGCTGCCCCGGGGTCGACGCCGGCGCACCGGTGGGCTGCGACGCGAGGAAGTGGCCGCGTTGAGTGGTATGTCCACGGACTACTACAGCCGGATGGAGCAGCAGCGCGGGCCGCGCCCCTCCGAGCAGATGCTCGCCGCGCTGGCCCGTGGCCTGCGGCTCTCGCTGGCCGAACGGGACCACCTGTTCCGGCTGGCCGGGCACGCCGTTCCGCACCGCGCCGTACGGGCCGACCACGTCAACCCGGGCATGATGCGGATCCTCGACCGGATGCACGACACCCCGGCCCAGGTGGTGAACCACCTCGGCGAGACTCTGGCGCAGACCGCCCCGGCCGTCGCCCTGCTCGGTGACGAGACCCGGTACACCGGGCTGGCCCGCAGCGCCCATCACCGTTGGTTCACCGACCCGGCGGTCCGGCAGCTGCACCCGGTCGAGGACCACCACACGCGGAGCCGCCTGCTCGTGGGGCACCTGCACGCGTCGTACACCCGGGATGGGCGCGGCTCGCGGGCCGCGACGCTCGTCGACGACCTGCTGGCCAGGAGCCCGGAGTTCGCGCAGCTGTGGCGCGAGCATCCGGTGCCGGCCGGCTACTGCCCGGCGAAGCACTTCCTGCACCCGGAGGTCGGTGCGCTGGAGTTGCACTGCCAGACGCTCGTCGACCCGGACCAGTCCCAGACGCTGCTGGTCTTCACCGCCGTTCCCGGCTCGTCGAGCGACGAGAAGCTGCGGCTGCTCTCCGTCATCGGCGCCCAGCGGGTCTGA